Proteins from one Acidobacteriota bacterium genomic window:
- the gatB gene encoding Asp-tRNA(Asn)/Glu-tRNA(Gln) amidotransferase subunit GatB: MRFEAVIGLEVHAQLQTHTKIFCGCTPSFGDPPNTHTCPVCLGLPGALPVLNAAAVDKAIAAAVALGCTVHEVSEFARKNYFYPDLPKGYQISQYDRPIATGGHVELDVDGQAVHVGITRIHMEEDAGKSLHEGTGDPSLTGIDLNRAGTPLIEIVSEPDLRDAAAAAAYFTAIRDVLVAIDVNDGNLEEGSLRCDANVSVRPVGQEALGTKVEVKNVNSFRYLQKAIDYEIARQSALVSEGGTVVQETRLFDPDTGRTFSMRSKEEAHDYRYFPEPDLPLLVLAPGQVDRIRASLPELPAARRARFVSQYGLPAYDAGVLTQDVDVAAYFEQVAAQVPAKLASNWVMGDLLRMLKDADSSIADAPVTPAALAELLRLVDAGTIGTPAAKQVFETMWRTGEPAPAIVEREGLTQVGDEAALLAHVTEVLAANPDAVASYRAGRVQAIGALVGQVMKLTRGTANPKVVHALIQRQLDA; the protein is encoded by the coding sequence GTGCGTTTCGAGGCCGTGATCGGACTCGAGGTGCACGCTCAACTCCAGACCCACACCAAGATCTTCTGCGGCTGCACGCCCTCGTTCGGCGATCCGCCGAACACGCATACCTGTCCTGTGTGCCTCGGGCTGCCCGGCGCGCTGCCCGTGCTCAATGCGGCAGCGGTGGACAAGGCGATTGCGGCGGCCGTGGCGCTCGGCTGCACCGTGCACGAGGTCTCGGAGTTCGCGCGCAAGAACTACTTCTACCCCGACCTCCCGAAGGGCTACCAGATCTCGCAGTACGACAGGCCGATCGCGACGGGCGGGCACGTGGAGCTCGACGTCGACGGACAGGCCGTCCATGTGGGCATCACCCGCATCCACATGGAAGAAGACGCCGGCAAGTCGCTCCACGAAGGCACCGGTGACCCGTCGCTCACTGGTATCGACCTGAATCGCGCCGGGACGCCGCTCATCGAGATCGTCTCGGAACCCGATCTCCGTGACGCCGCCGCGGCTGCGGCGTACTTCACGGCGATTCGCGACGTGCTCGTGGCGATCGACGTCAACGACGGCAACCTCGAGGAGGGCAGCCTGCGCTGCGACGCCAACGTGTCGGTGCGTCCCGTGGGGCAGGAGGCGTTGGGCACGAAAGTCGAGGTCAAGAACGTCAATTCGTTCCGCTACCTCCAGAAGGCGATCGACTACGAGATCGCGCGACAGTCGGCACTGGTGTCCGAGGGCGGCACCGTCGTGCAGGAGACGCGCCTGTTCGACCCAGACACGGGACGCACGTTCTCGATGCGCAGCAAGGAGGAAGCGCACGACTATCGCTACTTCCCCGAGCCGGATCTGCCGCTGCTCGTGCTCGCGCCGGGGCAGGTGGACCGCATCCGGGCGTCGCTGCCCGAACTCCCGGCCGCACGTCGTGCGCGCTTCGTCTCGCAGTACGGCCTGCCTGCCTATGATGCCGGGGTGCTCACGCAGGACGTCGACGTGGCGGCGTACTTCGAGCAGGTCGCCGCGCAGGTGCCGGCCAAGCTCGCTTCCAACTGGGTGATGGGCGATCTGCTGCGCATGCTGAAGGACGCGGATTCCTCCATCGCCGACGCACCTGTGACGCCCGCCGCACTCGCCGAACTGCTGCGCCTCGTCGATGCCGGCACCATCGGGACACCCGCCGCCAAGCAGGTGTTCGAGACGATGTGGCGCACGGGCGAGCCGGCACCGGCCATCGTCGAGCGCGAGGGACTGACGCAGGTGGGCGACGAAGCGGCGCTGCTGGCGCACGTGACGGAGGTGCTCGCCGCCAACCCCGATGCCGTGGCGAGCTATCGCGCGGGTCGCGTACAGGCGATCGGGGCGCTGGTCGGACAGGTGATGAAGTTGACGCGCGGCACCGCGAATCCGAAAGTGGTCCATGCCCTCATCCAGCGTCAGCTCGACGCCTGA
- a CDS encoding DUF3108 domain-containing protein: MATWPLARHPRALLGAPLGAGDPFLNLFTLGWDLQKLLAAPSSWVNGAVFDAPIFHPARQTLAFTDHLLVQAALVSPVYAIWRDPVLCYNVVLVASLVASAWAMWWYLRQVLDDAIGPLVGGLVWGFCAYRFSHIVHLQLQALYFLPLAFGALHRVVAKRRWQDGAWLGLWFGLTALGSVYYAVVGLVALGIGGFALVATAGRVSLGRLLGPFALGTIVSTALVAPILVPYMQVQQREGFVRTMDEASRHAATPLSFVSEPPWRPIPFAPIGRTEEDGLLPGWGALALAVLGVAGIAHRRRQPLLATWLAVGVTGVVLALGPDGVRTVYAFAHRWVFGFQAVRAPARFGVLLAFAVAALAACAVTHWRRERPRAGRIVVLALSAVVLVEALAWRVPYVAAPAFDTPVNVWLRDAEGPGAVAFLPQPEDRAATPLMLGTLVHGRPIVNGYSGQRPSFAGAVAGALGTFPSADAIWTLHDLDVRFVVTADDGLDAQWPLVRRGSVAGDEGRIDVIYELADEATLLAAVGAPAMVSAPQPGTPGFAVGESNRYDVFWDGAGTQVSAGTIEIAVLAASGDDPTLPRWLDQKNRVRIRYEARVSLATAPWVAKFFEARDVFRTFTDEAFLPIVHLREIREGRRHVDQAVFHDGAGGVVRVVPPDAASVEAGPGFRAPGDHRDPIAAFLLMRTLPLVPGMDVAIPVNDMGRNLTLESGPLKAETIRWRGQPVPALRMQPALVQRVPRRAPPQIDLWLSADDRRVPLRIDVAAGFGRVRVELVETRPGVPRT; the protein is encoded by the coding sequence GTGGCCACATGGCCGCTGGCCCGCCATCCGCGCGCGCTCCTGGGCGCACCACTCGGCGCCGGCGACCCCTTCCTCAATCTCTTCACGCTCGGGTGGGATCTCCAGAAGCTGCTCGCGGCGCCCTCGTCGTGGGTGAACGGTGCGGTGTTCGACGCGCCGATCTTCCATCCGGCACGACAGACCCTCGCATTCACGGATCACCTGCTCGTGCAGGCAGCGCTCGTCTCGCCGGTGTACGCGATCTGGCGCGATCCGGTCCTCTGCTACAACGTCGTGTTGGTCGCCTCGCTCGTCGCCAGCGCATGGGCGATGTGGTGGTACCTGCGACAGGTGCTCGACGATGCGATCGGCCCCCTCGTGGGCGGCCTCGTCTGGGGATTCTGCGCCTACAGGTTCTCGCACATCGTCCATCTGCAGTTGCAGGCGCTCTACTTCCTGCCGCTCGCGTTCGGCGCGCTCCATCGCGTTGTCGCGAAGCGGCGCTGGCAGGACGGTGCGTGGCTCGGTCTGTGGTTCGGCCTGACAGCGCTCGGGTCCGTGTACTACGCGGTGGTCGGGCTCGTGGCACTGGGCATTGGCGGCTTCGCGCTCGTGGCCACGGCAGGCCGCGTGTCGCTCGGCAGGCTGCTTGGTCCATTCGCGCTGGGCACCATCGTGTCGACGGCGCTCGTGGCGCCGATCCTGGTGCCGTACATGCAGGTGCAGCAGCGCGAGGGCTTCGTGCGCACGATGGACGAAGCGAGCCGCCACGCGGCCACGCCCCTGAGCTTCGTGAGCGAGCCGCCGTGGCGGCCGATCCCGTTCGCGCCTATCGGACGCACTGAAGAAGACGGCCTGCTGCCGGGGTGGGGGGCGCTCGCGCTCGCGGTGCTCGGCGTGGCGGGGATCGCGCATCGACGCCGACAGCCGCTGCTCGCCACGTGGCTCGCCGTGGGCGTGACCGGCGTGGTGCTGGCGCTCGGCCCTGACGGCGTGCGCACGGTCTACGCCTTCGCGCATCGGTGGGTGTTCGGCTTCCAGGCCGTTCGAGCCCCGGCACGATTCGGCGTGCTCCTCGCGTTTGCCGTGGCGGCCCTCGCCGCGTGCGCGGTGACGCACTGGCGACGGGAGCGACCCCGCGCCGGGCGCATCGTCGTGCTCGCGTTGTCGGCGGTGGTGCTGGTGGAGGCGCTCGCGTGGCGCGTGCCGTACGTTGCCGCTCCCGCGTTCGACACGCCCGTCAACGTGTGGTTACGCGATGCCGAGGGACCCGGTGCCGTGGCGTTCCTGCCGCAGCCCGAGGATCGCGCCGCCACGCCGCTGATGCTGGGCACGCTCGTGCACGGTCGGCCGATCGTGAACGGGTACAGCGGTCAGCGCCCGTCGTTTGCGGGCGCCGTCGCAGGCGCGCTCGGCACATTCCCGTCGGCCGACGCGATCTGGACGCTGCACGATCTCGACGTCAGGTTCGTGGTCACGGCAGACGATGGCCTCGATGCGCAGTGGCCGCTGGTTCGACGCGGCAGCGTGGCGGGTGATGAGGGACGCATCGACGTGATCTACGAACTGGCCGACGAGGCGACACTGCTGGCGGCCGTCGGCGCGCCAGCCATGGTCAGCGCGCCGCAGCCGGGAACACCGGGGTTCGCCGTGGGGGAGTCCAACCGGTACGACGTGTTCTGGGATGGCGCCGGCACGCAGGTGTCGGCGGGCACCATCGAGATCGCCGTGCTCGCCGCGTCGGGAGACGATCCGACACTGCCGCGATGGCTGGACCAGAAGAACCGCGTCCGCATCAGGTACGAGGCGCGCGTGTCGTTGGCCACGGCGCCGTGGGTAGCGAAGTTCTTCGAGGCGCGCGACGTGTTCCGCACGTTCACTGACGAGGCGTTCCTCCCGATCGTCCACCTGCGGGAAATCCGAGAGGGCCGGCGGCACGTGGATCAGGCGGTGTTCCACGACGGAGCGGGCGGGGTGGTGCGCGTGGTGCCTCCCGATGCCGCCAGCGTGGAGGCGGGACCTGGCTTCAGGGCGCCGGGCGACCATCGCGATCCGATCGCGGCGTTCCTGCTCATGCGTACGCTGCCGCTGGTGCCCGGGATGGACGTGGCCATCCCCGTGAACGACATGGGCCGCAACCTGACGCTGGAGTCCGGGCCGCTGAAAGCCGAGACGATCCGGTGGCGGGGACAGCCGGTGCCGGCGCTGCGGATGCAGCCGGCGCTGGTGCAGCGCGTCCCGCGTCGGGCACCGCCGCAGATCGATCTCTGGTTGAGTGCCGACGACCGTCGAGTGCCGTTGCGCATCGACGTGGCTGCCGGATTCGGACGCGTGCGCGTCGAGCTCGTCGAGACGCGTCCTGGAGTACCACGCACGTGA